In Treponema rectale, a single genomic region encodes these proteins:
- a CDS encoding glycoside hydrolase family 16 protein: MIPENMKLVWQDNFDGSGLDSAKWKKLVWKKGVVNNEEQCYTDDSETCFIDNGLVIQAVKTENGSWKSARITTAGLCSWKYGYFEAKIKLPAKTDGIWPAFWMMSEENAYGKWPRSGEIDILEYSPATFGSDVYGTVHYGTGTVDKETHFWKNLMRVPLEKLPESADGYHTYGLMWSENEISFYYDGIKSASSWRRYDGDEVRWPFDRSFHFIINLAMGGTLGGKIPENLERASMKIEYVRVWQ; this comes from the coding sequence ATGATTCCAGAAAATATGAAACTTGTATGGCAGGATAATTTTGACGGCAGCGGACTTGATTCAGCTAAGTGGAAAAAACTTGTCTGGAAAAAGGGCGTTGTGAATAATGAGGAGCAGTGTTATACGGATGATTCTGAGACCTGCTTTATAGATAATGGTCTTGTAATTCAGGCTGTAAAAACGGAAAACGGAAGCTGGAAAAGTGCCCGCATAACTACAGCCGGTCTTTGTTCCTGGAAGTACGGATATTTTGAAGCAAAAATAAAGCTTCCTGCAAAAACGGATGGTATCTGGCCGGCTTTCTGGATGATGAGTGAAGAAAATGCTTACGGTAAGTGGCCCCGTTCAGGAGAAATTGATATTCTTGAATATTCGCCTGCAACTTTCGGTTCTGATGTGTATGGAACCGTTCATTATGGAACGGGAACTGTGGATAAAGAAACGCATTTCTGGAAAAACCTTATGCGCGTTCCCCTTGAAAAACTGCCTGAATCTGCTGACGGTTATCATACTTACGGACTTATGTGGTCTGAAAATGAAATCAGCTTTTATTATGACGGAATAAAGTCTGCTTCTTCCTGGCGGCGCTATGACGGGGATGAAGTACGCTGGCCTTTTGACAGATCCTTTCATTTTATAATTAATCTTGCCATGGGCGGAACTTTAGGCGGTAAAATTCCTGAAAATCTTGAACGTGCGTCCATGAAAATTGAATATGTAAGGGTGTGGCAATAA